The genomic interval GTTATTGTTTTCAGTGTTCTCCCTAAGAAATAGAGGACAACAccatatggttaaaaaaaaaaaaaaagtagttaaaaaaaagtgtgagatggagggaggggagctggAAGGAGGAAAGGGCCATTGTGCAATCAGTCATTGACCCAAATGGAGAAGCTCTGCCCTCTCACCCATCCCCAAGGGTCCTAGGGGAAATGAAGAGGCAGAAGAGACTTGAGAAATGGGGAGCTACGGACAGAGCTCCTGGGGAGCCAGGTCCTTTCCTCTTACAGATTTTAGAAAGCCAGATCAGCAGGGCTTATTTGAaacacagaaattatttttaaatttttgttcaagcagttatttttaaatacctatCAACAAGTACCACATTTAGAAGTAACGAAatttgaaaatcttccaacaaatgaTTGTTGGTGATGAAGAAAATGATCGGGGCACGAACAGCACCCAATGAACAGATCTTTGGTGGTGAATCAAGTCAATTGTCCTGTTCCCATCTGAGGAAATGATTAACCGTCGAGTTTCCCTGCCTCTGCCGGGAGGTTGTGGTCTCAGAGACACAGGACAGGTCATGGGAAGTGGTGTCCAGAGCGGCCCAGTGACCTGAGTAAACACAGGGAGCGCAGCCAGTCTCTCCGATTTCATCAGGGAGTGGGCCCTCGGGCCTGGCTTAAAGGACGGCCTTTTTGAAACTAACGTCTACCTGGAACTGTACTGTCCCTGTCTCCGTGTTACTCGCTCAGCCCGCAGTCCCTCAACGGCCCTCTCTCAGACTCTCTGCGGGCATCCACACCAGCGCACCCATTCCCCACAGGGGAACTTCGCGACCCCGCACAGCCGGAGCCTGTGCGACGAACCGGGGTCTCAGTCTGGGCGCTCGGTGCTGGTGAACTGCAGGGTCTTGTAGCCCTCGGCGCTTCTGCCTTCAGAGGGCTCGGTCGTCCTCCCCACCGCGGGGCCCGCCTGTCTCCCCAACTCGCTCCCCATCTCTCGCAGTTTCTCTCTCCCAGAGAGCCCGTTTCAACTGAATTTATCCAGACTCTGCTTTTCCACCCAGAGGGGAACAAAGCGGCGACATCTTCGGCCCCCAGGCTCCGAAGCGAACAAAAGAAACCCAGCCGACTCAGGAGCTTAGGTTTCCCCCAAACTGCCCGGCTCCCCGAAGCGCTCtccccgccgccaccgccgccgccgcctcccacACGCTCTTCCGAATCTCGGTCGGAAACTCTACAGCAAACGAGTGGAGCCGGGCCAGGTGGCCGAGTGTGTTGGCGTGAGGAGGGCGGGGGCAGagacaggttaaaaaaatattgccttCTGAGCTCTGGAGCGAGAGAAGTCTGCGACTGGAGACCCCTTTCTCAcccggggaggggggaggggggcggcgcGGACAGCAGGACTGACCAGCCGCGGCTCCCGGCCAGGCGCGAGGGAGCTGACGAGGAGCAATCGTTTCTGGGCTCTGGGCGCCAGGGAGTAAATGCAGCGCCAACTCTCCCAAAGCTCTCTTTTCTGTGGATTTCTTTTGAAAGACTCCTCCCTTTGTACAGCTAGTGCGGAATGAAGCGACCTCTCACCCAGAAGACTACCAGGACAGAGCGAGTGAAGGACGGGGCGGGAGTGGAGGCTGAGAAGAAGTTTCAGGCCAGCTCCACCCTCACCGGGAGCAAGAGGAGAGAGGTTCGAGACCCTCAGCCCCCACCGAACCCCTCTCCTCGCGATACCAATCAACACTGCCCTTCTAAGCTGATCTAGAAACTCACTCTCCACCCGCCACTCCTCGCCCCAGCCAGCCAAGGAGGCATGAAAAACAAACCTAGCGCCAACATTTCCCGACACTCACATCCCAGGAAACCCACGCGCGGACGCTCAAATCAGAtgagcccccccccccgccccacccctagCAAGCTATCTCAGAGTTCACGAACTTTCGCCGCAGTGCCGCGGAAGCCTGGGCGCCGCCCGGCGGAGGGCTCCGGCCGGCTGGGTGGACACGGTGGCTGGTGCCTGCGGGGGCGGGAAGGGGCGGCGGGGACAGGAAGGCTTCCCGGGGTCGCCCGATCAGCGGGAATCACTCCGCGTACCTTTCCTTGGCCTCGGCGGCTCGGTCTCTTTGCCTCCGGTTCTTAAACCAGTTGCTGACTTGGGTGGTGGTGAGGCCGGTGGCCTCGGCCAGCTCCCGCTTCTCACGCGGCGAGGGGTAGGGGTTATGCGCGTACCACTCCCGCAGCACGCCCCGCGACTTCTCCTTGAAGCAGTAGCTGGTCTCTTCGCCGTCCCAGATGGTGCGCGGCAACGGGAATTTTCGGCGCACCCGATATTTGCCCACCGCGCCCAGGGGCCGGCCGCGCAACTTCTCGGCCTCCACGTAGTGCGCCTTCAGCCACAGTTGTTGCAGCTTGGGGTGGTTGTGAGGCGAGAACTGGTGGCTCTCCAGGATCTTGTAGAGCTCGCGGAAGTTGCCGCGGTGGAAGGCGACCACGGCCTTGGCCTTGAGCACGCTTTCGTTCTTGTGCAGGTGGTCGCAGGCGGGCAGCGACCACAGGAACCTGCCCAGGCGCTCCAGGTTCCCGCCTTGCTGCAAAACCTCGCATACGCACGCCACTTGCTCCTGCGTGAAGCCGAACGATGGCAGCATCGACATGGCTGGGGCCTGCCGGGGCGCACTGCCCTGGCGCACGCGGCAGGGAGCAAAGCCGAAAAAGCAGGAGGAGGCAGCCGCAGAGAGGGGGGCGCGGCTGCTCCTAACCCCCTCCCTAGGCTTTGCGAACGCTAAAAAGCGAGTCGAGACTTGGGGACGGGCGGCCGAGTTAGTGGAGGAGGAGTAGGACGCGCGCTGGACAAGGAGCGTCCGGCTCACTCCGCAGCTTTTCGGGCCTCGCTGGCTCCGGCCTCTCGCCGGCTGGATGCTGCTTGTTGCCGGGGAACTTGGTTTCTGTTCTCCCCGCAGCTGCCTTAAAGCGCGCAGCGTCCCCGGCGCGCTGATTGGCTGCGGGCGGCGCCTATCCGGGGCTGGCCAGCCCGCGCGCCGCCAGGCCGGGCCGCGAGGCCGCGCCGCCCCGCGCGGGGAGGGCGAGGCTGTGCAGCGAGGGCTAGGgagtggtgggaggagggggaccgCGAGCGGTGGGAAGCGAGgtggggagggtgtgagggagcgGTGCTTCCCGGGGACGGGGGTGGTGGGAGTGGGTGAGCCCGTCAGGCCCTTGAAAAGTGAGCCCCCTCTGCAGTGTCACCTAAGGGCAGCCGCGCACATCTCTGCACAAATCAATGACTCCAGACCTTCTGATTCGCCTCCTCTCCCTCCATACCCTGTCTCTGTCCCTTGCAGACTTGCCCTTTCCCGGTGAGCTCATATTTAATTACCTTAATGTTGGAATGAATAAGTAATGGATTGATGAATAGCTTATGGAACGCGATAAATAATACAAGAGCAGACCAGTGCTCCGCGCTGCAACCGCTGGAAGAATGGCTTCTCTCCCGGCTGGCTTCAGCTCCAGGAGCCAAACCtaatttcctcctctcttccctcctgcccccaccgcCCTCCAAAAGGCACAGATACTCCCGGCTGTATAGCGTTTCCCTCATTCTCAAAAGGCCGCGACTATTTAGGACCACGCAAAGAGTTGTGTAGAACATAGTTGCTGAGCAGATAGAGATGCCGAGGGTTCATTTGTGATTTGGTATCTTAATGTTCTATGGTTTAAGTGGACAGGCTTCTGGACTCGGTTTCCCCATTAGCGCGGTTGCATTTTCCAAGGCCACCTCTGCTACCGAGGAATGCCGAGAAGATTTACTTGCTACTAGCAAAAATGCTTTGGGAACCTCTCGCGAAAGGCGCTGGATGGggtgtaaattaaataaaactgtgTCCGGCTCCAATAGCCCTCCGGTTGTAACATAATCCTTGCCCTGTTCTGAGAGGGACACTGCCCTCAAAGCGAGAACGACAGCGGCTCCAAGAAGATTAAataaagaggtgtgtgtgtgtgtgtgtgtgtgtgtgtgtgtgtgtgtgtggtgtgtagaTTGCAATGCTGGCCTATTTTACTGCCAGGGAATGAGAGATGTCTTGCAGTTTCAGTCCTATCATCtgttattttgtgtatgtgtggagAATGCTTATTAAAACTACACAAACAAATGAAGCTGTAATTATCTTAAGCCTCATTTGCACACCTTGTTCCAAAGCAAttattaaaaagattttgaaaacaattaGCGTCTCTAAACAAAGATAATCTATTGTCAGAGCTGAGACTGGCAGGAGATAAGAACAATGCGTGGAGATAAGGGGAGCCAAACGGTGGAAGGAGAGTGACTTTATGACTATACTTATCTCTGATTAGATAAgttcaaaacagaattttaagtaCACTTCAAAAATGCTTTTGATTTAAATGTCTCCTCTTAGTGAATGCAAGGAGCAAACTCTAGGTTCTTTAAACTTGCTTgtcttctttaaatatgttttgattCCATCAGCAAGAGCCCAGCATCGCAGAACATTTACATATTGAGACATAAGTGGGAGTGGAAGAAGAAGCACTGTCTGTTTCcccttttgtattatttatatggttttaaaataatgcacCCAGTCCAATGCACCCTGCAATGTACATCTTAAACTCATGAAGGGTTTCCACTCCCTAGCTGTCTCTCAGGAGGCTCCGAGTAGACATGAAGCTGCTTCTCCGCTGAACTCCCAAACAATGCTTTTTGCATCTTTGAAACCCTGCAGTATCCCATGCAATTAGACCTTGGAAATAGATGCTGATATTTCAATATGTttgggattatttttaaatgcatttaatggGTGCATATTATTTCAAAAGAGCCCCTACCACACTGTGTGCCCAATGACTTACTTTCTAAACTGGAAACCTGGCAAAGCTGAGCCCAAGCCCATGTGTCTGGTAATTTTCCCTGGCGGTCTTATTTTAGTGCTCATGATGTTTCAGATGAAGTCTTGAGGAGCTGCAGTGTCCTGCCAGAAGGAACGTCTCTGCTTGGAAGAGTCCTTATTGACATGGCAGCTGTGTGAGGACTGTAACGGAGGCTTAAACTCGGCTCTAAAAAATCAGTTAATGCCCTAAAGTCTGGAGCGAGTGCGCAgaattaaatgtgtgtgtgtgttagaggaATATGGGGGGTGGGCGGGAGTCTGTAAGTACAACCAAGTCTCTTAAAAGACAAACGGTAAACTGAGTATGGGGTGTACTTTATAATTAACAATTTTGTATAAGGAAATGAGGCACAGCTTGGACAAATAAGGGCAGGTATTGATTTACAGGGAGCAGAGAGATGACAATTAGACACCAATATGACCACCTTTTTTCCGGCTTCCTCCAGACCTCCCTGCCCACTTCTTTTCATCTCTCTTCTAAAGGAATCAAGACGCACTAGACGTTGGCGACAACTGGGAAGACGACCGTGTGGATGCCGCGATTGCGGGCACCGGGGTTGATGTGATGTGGTGCTCGTCCTTGGAGGCCGTGCCCGGGCCCGCCAGCCTTTCTCCTAGCGTTCAATCCAGTAGATCGCGTGACTAGAAAGGAAAAGTGCCTTTCGCTTTGTACCAACGAGCCTACCTGCTATTTCAATCCCTCGGTTAGGGGAACCAATcgttataaatgttaattattggcTCAGATATATAAGGTTTCCCAAAATGGAACCTTTCACTGAAAACCACTAAAAGAGGTAAAATGACATGAATTTACAAACCACATAAACCAAACGATCCATTTTAAATCGCACACAGAAAGGTTTGAGT from Physeter macrocephalus isolate SW-GA chromosome 11, ASM283717v5, whole genome shotgun sequence carries:
- the SIX1 gene encoding homeobox protein SIX1, with amino-acid sequence MSMLPSFGFTQEQVACVCEVLQQGGNLERLGRFLWSLPACDHLHKNESVLKAKAVVAFHRGNFRELYKILESHQFSPHNHPKLQQLWLKAHYVEAEKLRGRPLGAVGKYRVRRKFPLPRTIWDGEETSYCFKEKSRGVLREWYAHNPYPSPREKRELAEATGLTTTQVSNWFKNRRQRDRAAEAKERENTENNNSSSNKQNQLSPLEGGKPLMSSSEEEFSPPQSPDQNSVLLLQGNMSHARSSNYSLPGLTASQPTHGLQAHQHQLQDSLLGPLTSSLVDLGS